The Drosophila biarmipes strain raj3 chromosome 2L, RU_DBia_V1.1, whole genome shotgun sequence genome has a window encoding:
- the LOC108033601 gene encoding uncharacterized protein LOC108033601 codes for MQTDEPATTITHNSNYGNAMMANCYYANKLHGGCFTEGK; via the coding sequence ATGCAGACAGATGAGCCGGCAACAACCATCACCCACAACAGCAACTATGGCAATGCGATGATGGCAAACTGTTATTATGCAAACAAATTACATGGCGGATGCTTCACTGAGGGAAAATAA